Within Streptomyces albofaciens JCM 4342, the genomic segment ATGGGCCTTGGCGGCCCCCAGGCCCGTCACGAGGGGAGTGCTGCTGACGGCCGCCGCGCCGAGGGCGGCGGTGAGGACAGTGCGACGATTGACAGGTGACATGTCGCACATCTTTGCCCGTCCCGTCCACGGCCTCCTCGGCGGGGTGGGGCATCGGCGGGCGGCGCGCCCCGTGAGCGCCCCGCCGGGGGCCCGGCTCAGTGCGCGTCCAGCGTCACCGTGAAGGAGAAACGGTCCCCCCGGTAGTGGATGCGGGCCACGTCCACCACCCGTCCGTCCTGGTCGTAGGTGATGCCCGTGTAGTGCAGGATCGGACTGAGCAGCGGGACCTGGAGCAGCCGGGCGGTCTCCGGGTCCGCCAGCCGGGCCTCGACCGTGTCGGTGATGCGGCTGATGGCCACGCCCACCGCGTCCCGCAGCACCTTCGTCATCGGCCAGCGCTCCAGGTCCGCGAGGTCCACGCGGGCGGCGACGTCCGGGTGGAGGAAGTTGACCGCGTGGTTGGTCGGCTCGCCGGTCTTCTCGTCGCTGCGCAGTCTGCGGTACGTGGCGACCTCCGCCAGGTCCGGGAAGTACTCCGCCAGCTCGGCCGGTACGGCGTCCGTCCCGTGGCCCAGCAGTTCGGTGCGCATACCGGACTGCTGGGCCACGATCGCGTCCACCGAGCCGAGCAGCCGCACGGGCGACCCGCGCCGCGCGCTCGGCTCGATGAACGTCCCGCGCCTGCGGTGCCGCGTGATCAGCCCCTCCGTCTCCAGTTCCTTGAGCGCCTGGCGCATGGTCAGCACGCTCACGCCGTAATGGGCGGCGAGCGCGTCCTCGGTCG encodes:
- a CDS encoding GntR family transcriptional regulator, encoding MTTFAPDSLDLNRKLPLWYQVSQSLRASILGRSPGAPLRLPTEDALAAHYGVSVLTMRQALKELETEGLITRHRRRGTFIEPSARRGSPVRLLGSVDAIVAQQSGMRTELLGHGTDAVPAELAEYFPDLAEVATYRRLRSDEKTGEPTNHAVNFLHPDVAARVDLADLERWPMTKVLRDAVGVAISRITDTVEARLADPETARLLQVPLLSPILHYTGITYDQDGRVVDVARIHYRGDRFSFTVTLDAH